One genomic segment of Prochlorococcus marinus str. MIT 0919 includes these proteins:
- a CDS encoding ferredoxin:protochlorophyllide reductase (ATP-dependent) subunit N, with the protein MSGATLLKETGPKEVFCGLTSIVWLHRRMPDAFFLVVGSRTCAHLIQSAAGVMIFAEPRFGTAILEERDLAGLADAHEELDRVVKNLLTRRPEIRTLFLVGSCPSEVIKIDLARAAERLNSQFNGKVTILNYSGSGIETTFTQGEDGALKALVPLMPESQHKQLLLVGTLANAVEDRLITIFKRLGINKIDSFPPRQSTQLPSVGPGTKILLTQPYLTDTARVLKDRGAEILEAPFPLGVEGSRLWIEAAAKSFGVNQSLVDETLEPLIIRARKALKPYIEKLNGKKLFLLPESQLEIPLARFLQMECGMELLEIGTPYLNREMMKPEIDLLPENVRIVEGQHVEKQLDRVREKKADLVVCGMGLANPLEAEGFSTKWSIEMVFSPIHGIDQAADLAELFARPLIRHDLLNPTSH; encoded by the coding sequence ATGAGCGGCGCAACGCTGCTAAAGGAAACTGGACCAAAAGAAGTCTTTTGTGGCCTTACATCAATTGTTTGGCTGCATAGGCGAATGCCTGATGCTTTTTTCCTTGTAGTTGGATCTCGAACATGTGCGCACTTAATCCAAAGTGCTGCAGGAGTAATGATTTTTGCTGAACCTAGATTTGGTACAGCAATTCTTGAAGAAAGGGACCTCGCAGGCCTTGCAGATGCTCATGAAGAGCTTGATCGCGTTGTCAAGAACCTGTTAACAAGGCGACCTGAAATTCGCACGCTCTTCCTTGTTGGATCTTGCCCTAGCGAAGTAATAAAGATCGATCTCGCCAGAGCTGCTGAAAGACTCAATTCTCAATTCAATGGGAAAGTAACCATCCTGAATTATTCAGGAAGTGGTATTGAGACAACCTTCACTCAAGGAGAAGATGGTGCGCTAAAGGCCCTTGTACCATTAATGCCAGAAAGTCAACATAAGCAATTACTTCTTGTAGGGACATTGGCAAATGCGGTAGAGGATCGATTAATAACAATCTTTAAACGATTAGGAATAAATAAAATTGATAGCTTTCCTCCTAGACAATCCACTCAACTTCCGTCTGTAGGTCCTGGGACAAAGATTCTTCTGACTCAGCCATATTTAACAGATACAGCTCGCGTCTTAAAAGATAGAGGTGCTGAGATTCTTGAAGCACCTTTCCCTTTAGGAGTAGAAGGCAGCAGGTTATGGATTGAAGCTGCTGCAAAGTCTTTTGGAGTAAATCAATCTTTAGTTGATGAAACTTTAGAACCTTTGATTATTAGAGCTCGCAAAGCTTTAAAACCCTATATAGAAAAGCTGAATGGTAAAAAGCTATTCCTATTGCCTGAATCACAATTAGAGATCCCTCTTGCGCGCTTTCTTCAAATGGAATGTGGGATGGAGCTTTTAGAAATAGGGACACCCTATTTAAATAGGGAAATGATGAAACCGGAGATAGACCTTCTCCCAGAGAACGTAAGAATTGTTGAAGGGCAACATGTAGAAAAACAACTTGACAGAGTCCGTGAAAAGAAAGCAGACCTTGTTGTATGCGGAATGGGACTAGCAAATCCGCTAGAAGCAGAAGGCTTTTCAACAAAATGGTCAATTGAAATGGTCTTTAGCCCAATCCATGGCATAGACCAAGCTGCAGATCTTGCAGAGCTCTTCGCAAGGCCACTCATTCGACATGATCTTCTAAATCCAACTTCCCACTAA
- a CDS encoding microcompartment protein, whose product MNGIASFDNRERRLSGSALVTGSEVGPQSSGASCVITTDSEKSLVSRQASHVQQIELRTYVFLDSLQPQLAAYMGTASQGFLPIPGDACLWMEVSPGMAVHRVTDIALKASNVRLGQMVVERAFGSLALYHRDQSTVIHSGDVVLDAIGSSIDRRTKPQVSWTEVIRAITPDHAVLINRQNRRGSMIQSGMSMFILETEPAGYVLMAANEAEKASNITVVDVKGVGAFGRLTLAGKEGDVEEAAAAAMRSIDQINR is encoded by the coding sequence ATGAACGGAATCGCTAGCTTTGATAACCGTGAACGGCGACTTTCAGGTAGTGCGCTTGTAACAGGGTCTGAGGTTGGTCCTCAGTCATCAGGTGCTAGTTGCGTAATTACAACTGATTCTGAGAAATCTCTTGTTTCGAGACAGGCAAGCCATGTTCAGCAGATTGAATTAAGAACATATGTATTCTTAGATTCTTTACAGCCTCAGCTTGCAGCCTATATGGGAACTGCTAGTCAAGGGTTCCTTCCTATCCCAGGTGATGCTTGTTTGTGGATGGAAGTTTCTCCTGGTATGGCAGTACATAGAGTTACTGACATAGCTTTAAAAGCAAGTAATGTAAGACTTGGACAGATGGTTGTTGAAAGAGCTTTTGGTTCATTGGCTCTTTACCATAGAGATCAAAGTACTGTTATACATTCTGGCGACGTGGTTCTTGATGCTATTGGCAGTTCTATAGATAGGAGAACGAAGCCTCAAGTGAGTTGGACTGAGGTCATACGAGCAATTACTCCTGACCATGCTGTCTTGATCAATAGACAAAATCGTAGAGGGTCCATGATTCAATCTGGTATGAGCATGTTTATCCTTGAAACTGAGCCTGCCGGATATGTTCTTATGGCTGCTAATGAAGCTGAAAAGGCCTCGAACATAACTGTTGTTGATGTTAAAGGTGTGGGTGCTTTTGGAAGACTCACTCTTGCAGGGAAAGAGGGAGATGTTGAGGAGGCTGCAGCTGCAGCGATGAGATCCATAGATCAAATAAATAGATAA
- a CDS encoding non-canonical purine NTP pyrophosphatase has protein sequence MIKPLITIASNNPKKVAEIEAMLGPLPIEINRQPKDLNVEETGSTYLENALLKGVAASERTNGWTIADDSGLEVDALNGKPGIHSARFAKSNEEKLTKILSKLNGSLYRSARFISVMVLCDPKGNLVCKSEGICWGELLNEPAYIGGEFESIFWVKEAKCTYGELTQAQLSKLGSRGKAARNLAPHLLKEFGLTN, from the coding sequence TTGATAAAACCTCTTATAACTATTGCAAGCAACAATCCCAAGAAGGTGGCCGAGATAGAGGCAATGCTGGGGCCTCTGCCTATCGAAATTAATAGGCAGCCTAAAGATCTCAATGTCGAAGAGACCGGTTCTACATATCTAGAGAATGCATTACTTAAAGGGGTAGCAGCATCTGAAAGGACTAATGGCTGGACTATTGCAGATGATTCAGGTCTGGAAGTTGATGCTCTAAATGGTAAGCCAGGTATTCACTCTGCTCGTTTTGCTAAAAGCAATGAAGAAAAACTTACAAAAATTCTAAGCAAATTAAATGGGAGCCTATACAGAAGCGCTCGATTTATAAGCGTTATGGTTCTTTGCGACCCAAAAGGAAATCTTGTATGCAAATCAGAGGGTATTTGCTGGGGAGAACTTCTAAATGAACCTGCCTATATCGGAGGCGAATTTGAATCAATCTTTTGGGTCAAAGAAGCAAAGTGCACATATGGAGAATTGACTCAAGCGCAGTTAAGTAAATTAGGCAGTCGAGGGAAGGCAGCTAGAAACTTAGCACCACATCTTCTTAAAGAATTTGGCTTAACTAATTAA